The DNA region caaattttttgaaaaaaaagatGCTAATAATAGTAGTAATAgtagtaataattttgacaatatGCAGTCAACAAAAAACCTTGATGTTTCACAAAATCACAACATGAATGATACTGAAGACAAAGATGCAAAATTAAATCGCatatcaaaaacattaaaatctcTATTATCAGAAGAGAATTCTAAATTGGAAGAAAAGAAGATGTATTTAAAAAGACAGCTGAAAAGTATTCAAGAAAACAAAGAGGAAGATGACTTTGAACTTTCAATTAACCCGTTTACTTCACATATGCCCAATGTTGACGAAAGCAAAAGTAATCCAAAGAAAATTCGTGCCGAAGGTGATTATGGCGAAGAAGAAGATTCCACCAAGACGAAAACGCACAACGAAAAACTTGTCAAGAAGACCAAAAACAAATTCGCAAATCCTTCAAATCCTACAGATGATGCAGCTGAGTACTTGGATGACGAAATAAATCCTTCTCAATTAATAACTGgaggtaattatttaaacaataaacatttaaaccaaaatatttacgaaTCTGAAAGTGACACACACAATAATGATGAGGCCTTTGTGCATCACCAACATAAAGCTTAcaatgaaaagtttaaaagaAGTACATCCAAGCCAAAATACCCACGACCAATTATAACTACTGAAAATCCAGAAAACCCCTCTGTAACAGATGGATGGAAACCCTTCCAGCGTGATATGGATAATGAAAGCGAAGATGATGATTTTAAACGGTGGCCAAAGTATGTTATTGAAGATTTGAATAAAAGGGAGCAGGTTAGAAAAAGGTCGTTGTcgaaacaaaagaaaatagaattgccattaatacctaattcaGAGAGCAGCTTTTATTTGAGAAAACCAAGAGAATTTACGACTAGTACAGTTCAAACTACTAGTTCTGTATCTTCGTCTGCTACAAATACAACTATAGTGAACAATTCGAGCGATGTTATGGACAATTCGGTGACCATTATTCCCATAAACGTCGATGAAGTGGTAAGTCTTATctcttaattgaaattattttttcattataaatgtttaccaTTATATTTTAGGAAGAAGAGAATTCTTCTGAACCGGAGTCTTTAAGCGATCTTATTAATGGGGAAATGGgtatcaatataataaacacaGTGAatgaaaacattgaaaattctGTTTCTCTAAAAAAAAAGTACCGCATTGAACCAAGACCTCCACAAATGTCTCAGATTAACATGGGTCtttgtgtatgtattaaatttatctaatcaAATGGTAAATTATctctacaatttatttttagtctaATGAAAACATTACGACGAACGTTTCGAAACCTCAACAACCTCAAGAAATAATCCTTGCAAAAAAGTTGGTAGAATCTGTTTCgaaaattttacatacatatctagctaattttaaaatagatggGGTAAAGATGGAGGCCACTTGCAAACCTCTAACTTCGACTCTGAAAGATTTCCTTAATAACATGCTGACAGTACCCAAAACTGAGTTCTTAGATAATTTAAAGGAAGAAGAGGAAATGTCAGAACCCACTCAAAgtgcttatttatttaaaccagACAATGACCCACGTTTGGAGGAGAAGGAACAGAAAGAAATGGCCCAAAAAGTAAACGTGTTACAGcagttattgaataaatatgaaaaactccCCGAGAAGTGCAAAATCCGTGCAAAGCCCGTTAAGGAGTACATACAAAAACATCTACAGCTACTGAATAAGGTATATGATTCCAACAGTGTACCAGATATTAGTAGTGGTGATTTTGATCAGACTTTGCCTGAAACAAATAACGTCGATAATCTCATATCAAACGTAGACCCTGGAAATGAAGTAGTGGAACAACAATTAGAAAGCATGGGCTTGGGTCATAAAAACGACAACTTTCACGCAAATCTAGATCTTAATATTATGCCCGGTCATTGCACGGACAATCCCCAATTGGAAAAACGGGAGACACAAACTGATAAACGTATTCCCACGAAGAGATTCTTGAAACTATTCAGTGCAGTGAGGCATTCGAGACAAAGAAGAGAAAGTGAAGACAGGCTTGGGGAAATGTATGTACGAGAAACTGCACCAATGGACAGTTACGTTGATAATGATTCGTCAAAGTATCAAAATCCAAATTTCGAGACTCCTTTAGTTTATAGCCTTTAGCATATGCCTTCTATAAAACTGTACTAGtgattactaatattattttatttcaactgtgcgatattcaatttttaatctgtGTTTATGCATTTTTAGAAATGAAGTTCCTGAAATTGCTTGATCCAGTGAGATACTGAGAGCAACCgtgacaaaatgaaaaattagttCCAATGAGCAGTCATAAGGATAACAACACAGTCTATAGCAATTAGTATAACAAACAATTACCTACTTGGCCCAAAaccactttatatttttatttaatttatactgtaaactttttatatttattaaatattattgtattttattatatgagtatttatttctttttcgaACATTCAACAACACTCATCAAAGTCATAATAATTCTGTTGTGGTGCCGCAGGATAAGCCAAtctcaaaaatttatcaaattataagatttattatttttaaatcccaCGCTCCTTGGGATTGTTCGGTCGAGATGAAATACCAAAATCTCTTAAACCTCTATAATTGCATCACGATTGTTTATTCTCTAGAGGGGATATGTGTGTAACCAATCTGGAAACTGACatcttattttttcttttctattcAGTGGATGACTATAAATGATCAGATGTGGACttgtgttaacattaataaCTCTGTACATTGTATTATAACTGCTTTAGACCTTTAAACCAATCAATCAATGTAATGTTTAACAAATTACTTATTCTTACTATTATTAATCGTCGATATTTTGTTTCGAGTtcctatatttaaatatttgaatatttgaaaagttctGTAGTAAAATTCATGGCTATTaatatcacaaaaaaataatacacaatgGTCTATCAATAAAAACTAGAAAAGTTGTAacgtaaaataaagaaaactgatttaaactgaaacatttttaaaataaacctcTATAATGAGAATATTGTGTACGGAT from Aethina tumida isolate Nest 87 chromosome 1, icAetTumi1.1, whole genome shotgun sequence includes:
- the LOC109602125 gene encoding uncharacterized protein LOC109602125 isoform X2, whose translation is MDNESEDDDFKRWPKYVIEDLNKREQVRKRSLSKQKKIELPLIPNSESSFYLRKPREFTTSTVQTTSSVSSSATNTTIVNNSSDVMDNSVTIIPINVDEVEEENSSEPESLSDLINGEMGINIINTVNENIENSVSLKKKYRIEPRPPQMSQINMGLCSNENITTNVSKPQQPQEIILAKKLVESVSKILHTYLANFKIDGVKMEATCKPLTSTLKDFLNNMLTVPKTEFLDNLKEEEEMSEPTQSAYLFKPDNDPRLEEKEQKEMAQKVNVLQQLLNKYEKLPEKCKIRAKPVKEYIQKHLQLLNKVYDSNSVPDISSGDFDQTLPETNNVDNLISNVDPGNEVVEQQLESMGLGHKNDNFHANLDLNIMPGHCTDNPQLEKRETQTDKRIPTKRFLKLFSAVRHSRQRRESEDRLGEINEVPEIA